In Oncorhynchus gorbuscha isolate QuinsamMale2020 ecotype Even-year linkage group LG08, OgorEven_v1.0, whole genome shotgun sequence, one genomic interval encodes:
- the LOC124040846 gene encoding eotaxin-like isoform X2 — protein sequence MRLRLVFSSLLCVATWMTRVDASFGPVNTCCLKLTQKRISPKKIVDYTVQTTALCPIKVIVLHTIERKTICGDPGSDWVRKAMGKVDETKAIKREEEEEGKEGKRVTMAPAVPRRQGKGQKKGAKKGKGKGGKRGGKREGRGRKRTGVTNQLSN from the exons ATGAGGTTGAGACTGGtgttctcttctctgctctgtgTAGCCACATGGATGACCAGGGTCGATGCAA GCTTTGGACCAGTCAACACTTGCTGTCTTAAGCTGACTCAGAAAAGAATCTCTCCTAAGAAAATAGTGGACTACACCGTACAGACTACAGCACTGTGTCCCATCAAAGTCATAGT GTTACACACCATAGAAAGGAAGACGATCTGTGGTGACCCAGGAAGTGATTGGGTAAGGAAGGCCATGGGAAAGGTGGACGAAACCAAGGCAatcaagagagaggaggaggaggagggaaaggagggcaaGAGAGTGACCATGGCACCGGCAGTGCCACGTAGGCAGGGAAAGGGACAAAAGAAGGGAGCCAAAAAGGGAAaggggaaaggagggaagagaggaggaaagagagagggaagagggcgCAAGAGAACTGGTGTAACAAACCAATTGAGTAACTGA
- the LOC124041562 gene encoding C-C motif chemokine 2-like produces the protein MLSECRKSICIRVCCVSAYEVGGLKKSYSSGERDTSDCRPSDTGRMKALLALLLLFTTALLMSTTSAQAGGSVISCCLEIKGTIVRRNLIDSYYLQDTAMCNIKAVMFVTVKGLRICSDTSNPWAQKTMQYLNEKNKSHTLQKHHITSTTTSTTTTTIAQPANNNSHKTTFSARHPKIASQWSTTHHKT, from the exons ATGCTCTCTGAGTGTAGGAAAAGTATTTGCATACGGGTGTGTTGTGTCTCTGCCTATGAGGTTGGTGGGCTTAAAAAGAGCTACAGTTCTGGCGAGCGTGACACATCTGACTGCAGACCCAGTGATACAGGCAGAATGAAGGCCCTCCTCGCTCTCCTGCTTCTCTTCACCACCGCTCTACTGATGTCCACCACTTCtgctcaag CCGGTGGATCAGTAATCTCCTGCTGTTTGGAGATTAAAGGCACTATAGTGCGCCGCAACCTGATCGATTCCTACTACCTACAGGACACAGCCATGTGTAACATAAAGGCAGTGAT GTTTGTCACAGTGAAAGGCCTACGAATCTGCTCTGACACTTCCAACCCCTGGGCACAGAAAACCATGCAGTACCTGAACGAGAAGAACAAGTCTCACACACTGCAAAAACATCACATCACCtcaactactacttctactacaaccaccactatcgCACAACCAGCCAACAACAACTCTCACAAAACAACATTTTCAGCTCGCCACCCCAAAATTGCTTCTCAATGGTCAACAACTCACCACAAGACGTAG